Within Felis catus isolate Fca126 chromosome A1, F.catus_Fca126_mat1.0, whole genome shotgun sequence, the genomic segment AACCCCCTTTCCAAAGTGGCGCGACCAATGACCAGAGCGTACTCAGCACTGGGTCCAATTCGGTGAGGTTTTATTGTACAAATGTGGTCCCTAGAGAGGCGGGACGCGGATCTCCGACCACAGGGTGCTGCAGGTGCGACCCTGTGCCTCTAGACTAGCTTCCCCTCCCGTGCCCACAAAGAAAACTGAACCCTTGGACCTGAGCGAGACCTACTTAAAGTCAGCATCCCCTCACTTCCCCGAGGGGACGCAGCCCCCAAAGGCCATTATTTGCAAGTCCGGCTGGGTTCACTCTCGGATTCCCGGGGGACTGGGGTCCTCGGTGGCGAGGGGTGGAAGAGGCGGTAGCAGCCGCGTGAAGACAGCCACCCGGCCAGGGAGTCTGGATTAGGCAGCCCCCCTGGCTAGTTACGTTCTCGCCGAGCCATGCCTGCCCCTCCGTTGTGCAAAGTAAGGGAGTCAGCAGGCGGTGGGGAAGGCTCCTGCGTCTGGGCTGGCGCGCCGTCTTCCAGGAAGGCACCCCGGCTAGACCCGCTGTCCGGGGAGGGGGAAGAGACTCCTCCAGGGGATCAGAACCTTGGAAGCCCGCGGCTGTTGGGATCGGGACCCTACGCAGCCCGCGAAGCCTCCGACTCCCTTTACGCCCGCCTTGCCGCTCGAGGTCGTAAAGGGTCTTTGGATCAGGGCGCGGCGTGCCCAGGGGCCAGCGACCCCCGGCGTCGGGCTCGCCCTGCCCCGCTCCTACCGGCGGCCAGGGGTGAGACCGGGACACTGCGCCGGCCGGCTCTGGCTCACCCCGCAGCTACACCGGCCGCGACTTCCAGGGCGCGCGGGCGTCGCGCAGCGAGCGGTCGTGGGGCAGCGCGGCGAAGGCCGAGTGGCGCAGCTGGCAGCCTATGAAGAGGACGACGAGCGCCACAGACAGCAGCAGCAAGAAGAAGAGCAGCAGGTAGGTGGGCAGGTCGGGCTTTGTGGCCGCGCCGTCCCGCATGCCGCGCGCCGTGGCCAGCTCCAGCGGCAAAGCGCCCTCTGCCTTGACCGTGGCCGCCAGGGCCAGCGCGCCGCCTCCAGCCGCCTCCGGGCCGGCCGTGGCGTTGAACACGTCGCCGTACATGACCCGCGAGGCCGCCGACCCCGACCGGGCCGCCTCACTTGGTGTCGCGCGGACCAGCGCCTCCGGGCGCCTCCATGGCGCGCCCCTCCCGCCCTGCTGCGCGCACCTGACCGGGAGCCGGTGCCTTCGGGTCAGCCGGGGCCGCGCCGCTCCCTCGCCTCCGCGCTCAGCTGCCGTCCCTGCGGGTCGCAGCCGGGCGGCCCCAAGTGCGCGACCCTCGGGCTTTCCCTGTGTCCTGCCGTCGCCACCCGCGGTGCCCAATCACCCGGCTTGCGGTTTTGCAGCCGCGCTCTCGGCTCCGGCCCCCAGCTCTGCTGagctccgggctctgggctcccCCAGGCTGCAGCGGCAGCGGGAGGCGCCCGGGGAGTGCGGCCACAGCTCGGGTGCTTGCTCGGCGCCGGGACGCCAGGTGCACCGAGGGCGGGTGGCGGGGAGTCCTCCGGCGCCGCCGCGGCTGCTGCGTCTCGGAGCAGGCGGTCCTGCAGCCGCGAGTCCCTGTTCAGATGTCCGGTGTGCGGCGAGTCTGTCCCCACTCGCTTTGGCTGCTTCGCTCCTGTCTTCAGCAGGAGACTGCGCTCCGAGGCGGCTCTGAGCGCGCTCAGGTCCCGGGCGGGGgacgggaaggggggggggggcgggactgACAGCGGCTGCCCCCGGGGAGCGGCTGCCAACCAATGAGGGCGAGAGGGGACACGCTGCTACTGCCCCGGCCCGGCCTCACATCACTTACGgccagagggacacacagagagagggagggaggaaaaacagGGTCACGGAAAGACTGACGGGCAAAGAAACGGTTACAGACCTGTGAACAGAGACACGCGCAAAACAGACTTGTGGACAGCAGACCGACTCAGAGGCAGGGCGCGGCTGGACGTGGACACCTGCTTTCGTTCTCCTCGATATCCTCCCTCCCGGTGAGGCCGGGTGGGCGCGGAGCCCCACTGGCTGCTGGGTAGCGCAGGCAGGGCACACTGCCTCTGGGGGAGGCCCCGGGCGGTGGCAGAGGCGCTCCGAGACTAGTTGGGACTGGTTGCATGGGCCCAGGCGCCTCTCTAGCTGTGCCCTGGGGGCACATGTGCCCCCCCCTCCCGAACTGTGAGCCAGCTCTGCTCTGGCAcaggggggcagaggaggctgTGATAGTGGAGATGGCCCACCTGCCCTTGCCATTCCAGGCAAAGGCTTGGTGGCCAGAACAGAAGTGAGCAGTCAGGGGGACTGAGGGGTTCTCCTGGTCCaaattcctctcttcctttgaGAAACTGTTcaagcccccgcccccccagactAGAATGGGAGGTGTTGCCCTGGCTACGGTAGCCCCTGCACTTCTCTAGAAGCACTGGTCAGCCTGGACTGTCATCGTCCGACAGGACCAGAATTACCGGGAGGCGGGTGAGAGGCCTGGGGCATGAAGCTGTGAAGTTCTGCACCCTAGAGACCTCACCCCTCGCCGTAGTCTCAGCTCTGTTGCCTGGTCACTCCCCCGAGGTTCCCACAGGCTCAGCTAAGTTCATAGCTATGTCTCTCATCCCATCAAGGGGTGCGGTGCATGGGGGAGTTTGGTGAGCACTGGCTGAGTGAACAGGGGGAAAGATGAGTGAGTTAGTCCCCCTCGCCCTCACCGCCCCTCACACCTGGCCGCAGCCACAATACGAGAAACCAGGGTGTGCGAGGCCAATCTTGGCCAGAGCTCATTCCCATAAATCCCATCTCAGCCCGGGAGAAACACCTCCGCAACCTCTTTGTCTGACATCGAAACTGTGGCCCCAAGTCCCGACTCTACACGGTATTTAACTGCTTGCTGAGCGAGGCCTCCGGCTCGGAGTGCTTCCCTCTTAGTcgcctgcctccccccccccccccccccccggggccagGAGGTGGATGTGTGTGGGATGGAGGGGACAGCAGGACCTGGCAGGATGCAGCACCGCCTCTTCTGCCCAGGGTTCTGAGGAGCTGCCCAGTGTCCTCCTAGGGTGTAGACGCTGAGCCCTGATGCCCGACTGATGCTTCTTGGGTCAACCCCTCATTCTCCAGATGGGAAAGCTGGCTCTGAGGGGAGCGGGGTTTACCCACGTCAGCACAGGACGGCCACCACAAGAAAGTGAGGCAGTAGCTGTGCAAGTGGGCGACTCCGGTGAGGGGAGGTTTCCCCTCTCTTGGAAGGCCTGACCTATTTTGGACAGCATTTTTCTCAGGCAGCAGGGTCCCAGGGGACATTATGTGAACTCAGAACAGGCTTCCTCACTGACGCTGTCagccagggggagggagagcgTGTGGGTTGAATGGAAGAGATTTTATCCAGGTGAAGCCACTGCTGTCTTATTTCCCTGGGTCTCGGTGAGGCTTGAATTGCAGGGCTGGAGTAGTTGGGTTTGGGATTTTGCCCGGAATTTCGTCTTTGCCTctgttcggggggggggggggggtagcaaGGCCCTGCTGTCTCtacttcctctctgccccacgcGTGAGATCAGGTCAGACACGAGGCGAGGGCAGGaagtctgggcggctcagtggagAGGTCCTAAGTAGAGTCTAGGGCAGGCTCCAGCCCTTTGGGCTGTAAGATGAGGGTTTATGGTAGGTGATTTCTGGTCCTGCTCTGGCAACACGCTGTGAGCATCCAGGAAGCCAGCATGGAGCAGGGGAGTCCGCCAAGGGTTTGGTGTGGATGGAGCCTCTCTGCGGTACCGCTGCTCtcgatggggggaggggaaatccCTGAACCTGGGGTCCCCGACACGCTCATTCCTTCCCCACAGCTGCTGCTTTTCAGCATCATATTGCATTTTGCAAGGGCTTGCAGGCTGTGGGTGGTGGGGCTGAGGCTTGAACCTGGGCAGCCAGACTTCACTTCACCACGCACTTCGCCCCTACCGTGACCGCCTCCGAGGGCAGAGCGGTGCCGGTAGCTGCCGTTCACGGACGTCTCCCCACAGGCCGAGCTCCGGCTTGGGCTTCAGTGTGATCTTTCTCCTCACAGGGACCTGGAAGACAGGTACTGTTGCATCCCACTGTTTCCCTAAGGAGGAAGCTGCCACTTCTAGAAGTGACACCATGTGCCAAGGCCATACAGCTGGGTCAGGATGCAAGGGAGCCGACATTCTGTAGCCTGTACTTgtcccctctttaaaaaaatttttttaaacacttatttatttttgagggagacagagacagagacagagtgtgagcagggggagggcagagagagagggaggcacagaatccgaagcaggctccggactctgagctgtcagcacagagcccgatgtggggctcggattcacaaaccatgagatcatgacctgagccgaagtcagacacccaagtgactaagccacccaggcgccccgtctacTCGGTCTTAGGCTACTTCTAATGAGAAACTCAGCAAAAAAGCATGTGGTCAAACTGCCTTGCCTTTTGGTAAAGTTGGAGAAGGCATCTTGCCCTTTTTTGGGGGTCTTTTGGTCTCGAAGTGGGGAGGGCACTGTTTCTTTTCCAAAAGATGTTCAGAGCCCTGGGAGGGCAGTCACGTTCCCCGAACGTCCCCGGACAGGAAATTAAACAAGGCTGATGCTGAGTAAATGCAGAGATGAAGTTTACACAGCTTGTTACACAAGCCAGAGCGACCTTCCATTAAGGGAGCTTTGTGTACCCATACATTTAAGTCTCGGAAAAGATCATAAAGGGGATCCGAGTTGGCTTTGACAGGCAGAGGTGGCAGGGCCGGGACCCCAGAGCGACCTCTTCCCATTACGTGGTCGCTGAGTGACACACGTGTCCGCCCCTCTGGCCTGTCTGGGGAGGGACCAAGGCAGGCGAGGCAAGGGTGCCTTTCCGGCCACGATAGAGCCATTTGGCAGCTGCTTAATGGAAACTTGGGAGCCTGGGAGCATTAGAGCCCCAGGATTTCATCAACTGTGCTGAGCGGCCTGTGGCGCTTGGGGAagctatttctgtttcttctgcatGTGAAGGGAATTATTATTAAACCACTCAGCGGCACCGAGAGGCGGGGGTGAAGGTCAGGGGTGAAATGTTGCTGTCTGGGGTTTGTTGCTGCTGGGatggtttttggtgtgtgttgtGTGCTGTGATGGCTGTGGAGTGTTCCTCCGCGAATGCTGATGATACCCTTGCTTGCAGACCTTTTCATTTGAACCATCGCCCCCTGGGCAgtgctttccatttgtttgtctgtttgtttacaGATGGCTTTGGCAACCACGGTGCCTAGCGGATTAAGGTTGCATTTTAGAAGGACCGTTTTTTGAGAACTAAATAGCAAGTAGGCTAAGCGCAGCTCTTGAAAGGAAGCACTTTTCCAAGTGGAAAGTGGCTTGGGGCACGGTCAGGCCTGGCCCCGCATGGGGTTGCCGTCTGGTCTGTGGGGAGGAATACTTGGGGGAAAGGACCGGGTGTGCGTGCGCGTGAGGCCGGCTGCAAAGAGAACGCTCCCAGACGCCCTTCTCCCAGAAAGGGGGTCTCAACCGCTGTCCTCTGATGCCGGGGGCCTGCGGGTTCTTTTGTGGGATGACGGGATGGAGAGAGTCAGTGACAAAGATCCATAGGGCTGGCTGGGGTTGTGGCCAGGGACACCCAGAAGACGGTGCCAGTCTGGATCTGCAGGTGGTGGGTGCCTCTGACTCTTGGTGGACCACATGTTGGACAAAGTCTCACTGGTTCATGCCTTGATATCCAATAACCTGTGACCTCATCTGCTCATCTGGGTCCCTTTAGCTGAGCAGACCCCAGGGACACTAAGCTTCCAGGGCTGCTGAGACTGACGGTGACCGGTTGCCGCCCCCTCGGCTGGATCACCTAGGCTTTTCTGGGAAGGACAGAGGTTTGCATGATGGCGAAGCTGCATTCCTCCTGCTGCCTGGACCCGGCCGGTGCAGGTGGCGTGGAGTCACAGTGGGGTCGCTGCATGCTGAGGAACAGGCCACCATCGTGGCCAAGAATGGGAAGTAGGCCAAAGCTGTGATAGAGCCAGCATGTACCAAAAGGAGCATCAGGGCTGGGAACAGGGCTGGTGTTTGGAATCCATAGCcaggctcaggggcacctgggaatCTGGCTGGGTCCTCTGGTCTTGCCCCTGTATTTCCAGGGGGAGGTAGtgcccggtttgtgagtttatgCTGGGGAGAGATTGGGCACCAGAGCGGGTGCCTCAGGCCCAGAAGTAGAGACAGGCAGCAAGGAGACCCCTTCTCAAAGGAGAAGGTCTGTTCGGTCCATTAAGAGGCCCCCCAACCCACCTCTTCTGTGGCAGTGAGGGAGAACTACTTCATGGAAAGATCTGGAACTCGGTGGTGAGGCCAGGGCACAAGAATTCATTCGGGAAGAGCTGGTTCTTTTCTAGAATTGTGTTTCCTAAGATTGAGTATGAGTACATCAGATGAGACGCAGTATCATTTTGGATAGCACGTTGGAAAAGCGTGAATCACACGATGCAAGAGTTACTGGCTCTTCATCGCCTTTAATTACTCTGATTGtggcaagaagaaaaatctacttGGGCCCTGTGTCAGTTCCGGTTCACCAGGAAGTACCTGGCAGACATTAACTGGTGGAAATGCCAGTGGATTAAAGGTACAggagtcaggggtgcctggtggctcagtcacttgagcgtccaactcttcatcttgctttaggtcatgatctcgtggtttgtgggtttgagccccatgttgggctctgcgctgacggtgtggagcaTGCCTGGGATTTGCTGTCTccttgtctgcccctcccctgctctttctctctctctgagaatacataaaataaataaggtacaGGAGAACCTCCTGGGGTCTCTCggaatggagaggagggagggacctGGCAGCCAGAGGCTGAGACTAAAACTGCCTCAGCCAGGCCAGTGGTTGCCTGTCAGGCAAGATGTATACAGattggggcagggctggggctccgTGGGTGGTCAGGAGTAGAGTCATTTTTCCcctgcctgggctgggctgggctgctggCCCGCTGCAGAGGGCTGTGGAGGCGTGGAGGCAGAGGCAGGTGCCAGGGGTTGAAGTCCCAGCAAGAGTCACCTCTCCTCAGAAGTCCCCTCTCCTAGCCCTGGCCCTGGCTaacccttcccctctcctgggtGGGTGAGACCCAGGCAGTCTCCGGCCGTTTACAGCCGGTTTAGACTGTGCGCCTCAGACTCAGAGTCTTCCGAGGCTGAGAGTCACGTCCTTGGGTTTTGGTCCCTGAGTCTGGGCCGAGGTCAGAGTCCAGATACCCTCCCCCCCACAGTCAGTGCCTTGTTTTCGTGGCCAGCAATGTAAGGTCCATGAGTGCCCCAGGCTGCGTGTCACGGCTggaccttctctctcttcttgctttTGGCATTTCCATAGGGACTGCTTCTGCATGGTGGGTGTACaagccgcccccccccaccagacaCTGCCGTCACAGCagcctcctgcccttccctgtcCTTCTGCAGCCTGTCCTCAGGGGTAGAGCAAGGTTTTGTGGGGCCCTTGTGCATCTTAGGGGCTGTCTTTGAGAATGACAGCACAAAATGAGGTTTTAAAGTATTTACTTAGAAAGAGaaacaatcaaaataaattacaaattttatttttttaaatgtctatttttgagagacagagagagactgagcatgagtggaggaggagcagggagagagagagagggagacgcagagtccgaggcaggctccaggctctgagctgtcagcacagagcccaatgtggccctcgaactcacggaccgcgagatcatgacctgagctgaatgaagctggacgcttaaccaaccacccaggtgtccctaaattaGAAATTTTCAAAAGCTGACAAAGATCCAAAGCAATTGTGGAAGAACAATCCGGACTGGCTTCTGGCGCCCTACGTTTCCTCGGTTCCCTTCCTTATCTATGTTTCCTGCTACCAGCTGTTTAGGAACACCTCACCCACACCCCTGATCCTGTACCTTCCCGTCCTGGCACGAGTGAGCCCAGAGAGCGGGTGGTGGGCGTGTTCCTGGGAATGACCAGGGTGGTAGAGGGGAGTTGTAGAGGAAGACAGTAGTCTTACCTCATAAAATGCCTTACCTTTGCAAGTTTTACAAAAATGCCTGACCAGGTGAACATGAGCCAGGGCCCGCAAGCTCGAGCTTCGTTGACCTCAAAGGAGACCCACCTCCATCTGTCCTGGGTGCCCGTCCCTGCCAGCACGAGCCCAGATTATCTTCAGGTCACTGCCAGAGTCAACGACTTACAGGGGCTCCCAATGACCTTTGTAAAGTAAAATTCATTCCCTCTTATTTTAATCCTGCTTATAAAAGTAGCGTTTGGTCGTTAGGTGGAAAATACAGACCAgggtaaagaaggaaataaaagtcatcttGGAGGCAAACAGTAACCATTTAGaattctcctcttctcccaccccctgCTACGAATTGGACAGGACACTGGTGGTAGAAAGTTGACACATCCAACATCAGTCAGCTCATGGACTCAAGTTATGGCCTTCCCTTCAGTCTGGGTGGTTGTTCTAGAACATTCCTGTTTTCAgcctcctttattatttttacacgGAGCCCTTTAGAGCTCAAATAAGGCCTGGCCGGTAGATGCAGCGCATTTGAGGCCTTGATAAGTGAGATGCTGCCCGCAGCATGTTTGAGGTGGTGGGAAGAGGTGTTTCCATTCTTGCAGACCCAGGTCTGTGAGGCTGAGCGTTCCCAAGAAGAGACAAGCTGAGGGACTGGTCTCCTTCCAACTGGTCAGGGATGCCTGATGTCTGGGGTGTGGGAAacaggaggggcggggggtgcccCAAAGGAAGGACTGGTAAGGGCCATTGGACTCAACCTTCTGATGGTTCAGGTACAGCTGAGCGGATACCTGGGAGGTACGTGGAGTGTTCCGGAGCACCTGTGGCCTCACGCATGGCTGAGGCCTGCAGCTGTGCAGCTTCAAGaagccctggggctggggcccaaCCTGCCCCAGGAAGGGGTGTCACCGGCTCCTGTCATCACTACGTCCTTCTCTCAGCTGCCTACAGAGTGAGCACCCTGGGCGGGCCCTGGGGAGCTGGGCCAGGTGGGGGCGCCACAGCAGGTGCGGGCTTGAGTTCTGCCTCTGGATCCCGCTCCCGAGCTGAGTCCTGCATGGGCCGTGGGCCGTCAGAGGCctgaccccttccctgctcacctccTTCCGCAAAGACCAGGCCAAGCCTGCAAACCCGATCCTCCAGAGAAGACTCTCGATGGGTCCCTGGCCGTTGGCCTGGGCCTTCTGCCCACCCTGTCTTCATGGGCACAAATTCTGAAGTCACATCTTAAGTTAATGGGAAGGTGGCAAAGGAGAGATGTCCTTTTGACAACATTCAAGTTTcatgtccctccccccacctatACTTAAAATTATAGGGAAGGAGTTCCATTCTTGCCTAGAAAGAGGGGGGAGAATCCAAATTGACAATATTTGGGATCATATTCCTTTCAGGGtttgaaattatgttttctttcttttcctcaaggATCtcgttttggttttgttttttaaacaacttgGTTTCTTTCCCATAAAATCATGAGGGGTCCCTATAATTTTAATTCTGGATAAACTCCTCCCTACAGTCCAATTACCCCTGCTCCAAACCTGCCCCTGGCCACTTCCGTCCTGGTCTTCCCTGCACCTCTGTCACTGGGGGTACCATGTGCCCCCacaggggagaggcgggggccTTCCTGGGCCAGGGCCAAGGCCgtgggcaggagggacagagggtgcCGGGTAGGAGTGAGAAAGACCTACAGACCAAACAAGCAGCAACTGCTGATGAAAAGATCTGAGAAAATATCCTTTTTGCTCTGCCAGTTCttgacagggaaggaaggacagataTGCCCACGGCCTGATTCATGAGgaaatgtgattattttaaaaaagtcttaagTGAGGGAACTGACGCTGTCCTTTAAGTggcattttaaaactgaaattggaAACCACATTAGCATTGCCATTTTATGCTGAGGCGATAGAAATCTGACCTGCTCTCCTACTGGGTTGGGTTTTCAGGTCAGAATTTGGGATGTCTTCATCCCCACAGGCTTCCTCCGTCCTCTGGGGAGGCACGTGTGGTCCCCGCAAACCCTTGTGGCTCGGAAAGGGGCTCCTGCCACCACCCCCTGAGGAGGCTGCCCTGGGCTCGCTCTGCTGGATGAGGGAAGTGGGCTGAATGACTCCAGTCAGGTGGCTCTTCTTTACGAAAGCCTTTAGGGTCCGTCTCCCCCAGAGATGGCGTGATGTGGATTTTCTCAGCATCTCAACTGGAGCCAAATAGAGAAAACAAGGAGATGCTcgtggcgggtgggggggaggtcaAGGGCATTCTGAGATAGGACCATTCACCATCCAGCCCCACCGAACTCACCCGCCGAGGCGAGAAACGTAATGGCCTACACTGCCCTTACACAGCACCCCCTCCAAGGGGAGCTGAGGGTTGTGGGGCCGTGTGCTCCAGGGACTGGGTCTCAGGTTCTCCTCATGGCGTGGCTTCTCCTCGACCCCCTGCAGACCCACtgggggagttttttttttttaaagtttatttattttgagagggagagagagagtgagcatgggcagagagagagggagagagagagagagagaaagagagagaaagagagagaaaatcccaagcaggctctacaccatcagtgcagaacccgatgcggaactcaaactcacgaaccatgagatcatggcctgagctgaaatcaggagtcggagccacccaggcatccctacctgggggagatttttaaatggaagttcTGGCCTTAAACCCAAAGATTCAAATCCGACATTGGAGCTGggagtgtgcgtgtgcatgtgtgtgggtgtgtgtgataTCGTCAGGCATCTCCTGACAcctatgattcttttttttttttcaacgtttatttatttttgggacagagagagacagagcatgaacgggggaggggcagagagagagggagacacagaatcggaaacaggctccaggctctgagccatgagcccagagcccgacgcggggctcgaactcacggaccgtgagatcgtgacctggctgaagtcggacgcttaaccgactgcgccacccaggcgcccctgacaccTATGATTCTTGCCTGCAGACGGAGACAACACTCAGCCCGACATGAGAAGCCTCAGGGAAGGGAAAACAGTGCAGGACTCAACTCACAAAGGAGTCAAATGGCTGGCTTTTGAGTTTCACGAGTCTAGACCTGGCTGTAAGGTTTGGAACAAGACATCATGACTAAGGGCAGGGCTGTGCCGGCCACGTATGGTAGCTTTGGGTGAATTACAAAAAGGCGCTTTTCTCCTTGtcagggcagggcaggtgggagcCTCCTGCCGTATCCTCACCACTCAGGGGCACGTGTTTGTGCAGTGCGTATACCACTCCACCTTACACGGTAGCGCTGTGTAAAGGCAAACGTTCCCATCCTCGACGTCACAGGAGACCTTCCTGCTCTCGGCGCAGGGTGAAGTGGGAAGTTGGTTGGGAGACAAGGAGACCTCTCTGCCTTGAGGGGGGTGGCAGGAACAAGGGATGGTTTTGAGGATCAGGGTACAGAAGGAGATAATAAATACCTTTCTTGGATAGAGCCCCAGGGAGGCAGCTTTCAGAGTATGGATGGCTTGGCTCCCCCTGCCACACCGGGTGCAAGAAGGTAGAATAGTTTCTGCAAACCCACCTCTGTCTACCGGGAAGTGCCAAGGGGCCACAGCTGGTTTCCTCCGGCTCCCACATGGtttgaagacagaagaagagCTTCTGAGCCAGCGTTCCAGGGAGGACGCGCAAGCCGTGTGGAGGCGTCGGAGGATGTCTTCTGGATGGGGGTGAAGGTCGACGCAACAGCACCTTCCAGGACTGACCTTTAGGAAGCCGATAGGACAGCAGGTGCTTGGCGGATGCCAGCGCGGGGAAGGCTGTGTATGGGACGATCGCCCACTTACCAGCAGCCCGCAGAATTTAGCACGGTGTCAGGTGAGTGGGTGTGGGCATCCGGAGCTGAGATCTCTACCACCTCAGAGGAAGAGTGGGGTGGGCTCCTCCCAGAGACTGGCTAATGGAAAAGTAAGGTTACAGTCCTTGTCCACTCGAGCTCGTGGGTGAAGGCTGATATAAATACGCGGAACCAACCACAGGCACCCCCAGTAACTATCTCTGTGCCCTGGGATTAAAGacaatt encodes:
- the SMIM32 gene encoding small integral membrane protein 32, translated to MYGDVFNATAGPEAAGGGALALAATVKAEGALPLELATARGMRDGAATKPDLPTYLLLFFLLLLSVALVVLFIGCQLRHSAFAALPHDRSLRDARAPWKSRPV